A DNA window from Hydra vulgaris chromosome 13, alternate assembly HydraT2T_AEP contains the following coding sequences:
- the LOC136090119 gene encoding uncharacterized protein LOC136090119 has protein sequence MSIKNTAMASIRFGISPAATAAIATSYLQDLIEAGFLTPEYSYLACDPSKLMRKKVMVVAKNNDNFNLPKADSIGIYFDGRKDSTRAMINDSNGQLHPIIIKEQHITVTIEPGGRYFGHFTPNAHTHSDKPAKKIAEGVYNFAATI, from the exons ATGTCAATAAAAAACACAGCAATGGCTAGTATAAG gttTGGGATTTCACCTGCTGCAACTGCAGCAATTGCTACAAGTTATCTGCAAGATTTAATTGAAGCAGGATTTCTCACCCCTGAATACTCTTACCTCGCTTGTGATCCTTCTAAGTTAATGAGAAAAAAAGTCATGGTAGTAGCAAAGAATAATGACAATTTCAATCTTCCGAAAGCAGATAGTATTGGCATTTACTTTGATGGAAGAAAAGATTCAACAAGAGCGATGATAAATGATTCAAATGGACAGCTACATCCTATTATTATCAAAGAGCAACACATTACTGTGACTATAGAACCTGGTGGTCGATATTTTGGTCATTTTACTCCAAATGCACACACTCATTCAGATAAGCCAGCTAAAAAGATTGCTGAAGGTGTTTATAATTTTGCTGCAACAATATAA